The Candidatus Woesearchaeota archaeon genome window below encodes:
- the speD gene encoding adenosylmethionine decarboxylase — MQTTQTSKFTTKTKKEGDMNEAFGPHLTLDLSGCAREKLTSLKLVYDILDELPSTMGMTKLIPPFCMEYKEGKLPEDWGVTGFVVIAESHISIHTFPEKNYVFIDMFSCKTFDVERAMKYLREIFQPQKATIHLVHRGLDFPREEQQVRIEPPVIEEIPEMSESELSQPEYPYH, encoded by the coding sequence ATGCAAACAACCCAAACATCAAAATTTACAACAAAAACAAAGAAGGAAGGTGACATGAACGAAGCATTTGGACCTCACCTGACACTTGACCTGTCGGGGTGTGCGAGAGAGAAGTTAACGAGCCTTAAACTCGTCTACGACATTCTCGACGAGCTTCCTTCCACCATGGGTATGACTAAGCTCATTCCCCCCTTTTGTATGGAATACAAGGAGGGAAAACTACCTGAAGACTGGGGAGTCACTGGGTTTGTGGTGATTGCTGAATCACATATCAGCATCCACACGTTCCCGGAGAAAAACTACGTCTTCATCGACATGTTCTCGTGCAAAACGTTTGATGTCGAGCGAGCTATGAAGTACCTACGGGAGATATTCCAGCCGCAAAAGGCGACCATTCACTTGGTGCATCGTGGTCTGGATTTCCCCCGGGAAGAGCAGCAAGTTCGGATAGAGCCGCCGGTGATCGAAGAGATTCCCGAAATGAGCGAATCTGAGCTTTCACAGCCAGAATATCCGTACCATTAA
- a CDS encoding DNA-directed RNA polymerase subunit L: MELVVVEETKTRLIFDLKGEDHTFCNLLKEELHNDKDIKAATYAIAHPLIGVPQFTIDTSSGKTPRKAVIEALGRMKKTFASFKKAVDKELK, translated from the coding sequence ATGGAGCTCGTTGTCGTTGAAGAAACCAAAACTCGCCTTATTTTTGACCTCAAGGGTGAGGATCATACATTCTGCAACCTTCTCAAAGAAGAATTACACAACGACAAAGACATCAAGGCTGCAACATACGCCATTGCCCATCCGCTTATTGGCGTGCCGCAGTTCACGATTGACACTTCAAGCGGAAAAACACCGCGAAAAGCAGTGATTGAAGCGCTTGGCCGGATGAAAAAGACGTTCGCCAGCTTCAAAAAAGCCGTTGACAAAGAGCTGAAGTAA
- a CDS encoding METTL5 family protein: protein MDDKQITLGDVPAVLPTISSKTRLAVALSKLAVFEDPSLAAEQYPMDSETGAEVLWDASFKGDIEGKRIADLGCGTGILGIGTLLMNASHVLFVDSDEKALETLRQNLALYPFPPASHSIHHTDVAAFAEKADVVIQNPPFGTKKKHADRDFLMKAFETAPLIYTFHKTTSKTFIAQISEDNGFSITHYYEFDFPLKMEHLFHKHRMHHIKVGCWRLEKKQKTLG, encoded by the coding sequence ATGGACGACAAGCAAATAACCCTCGGAGACGTGCCGGCAGTGCTGCCGACAATCTCCTCAAAAACCAGGCTGGCGGTTGCGTTGTCAAAACTTGCCGTTTTTGAGGATCCGAGCCTTGCCGCCGAGCAGTACCCCATGGACTCGGAAACAGGCGCTGAAGTGCTCTGGGACGCCAGCTTCAAAGGCGACATCGAAGGAAAACGCATTGCCGACCTTGGCTGCGGCACCGGCATTCTGGGCATCGGCACCTTGCTGATGAACGCGTCTCATGTTCTTTTCGTCGACAGCGATGAAAAAGCACTTGAAACGCTTCGGCAGAACCTTGCTCTGTATCCGTTTCCTCCTGCGTCACATTCCATTCATCACACTGACGTTGCTGCCTTTGCCGAGAAAGCAGACGTCGTCATTCAAAACCCCCCATTCGGGACCAAGAAAAAGCACGCTGACCGCGACTTTCTGATGAAAGCGTTTGAAACGGCACCCCTCATTTATACCTTTCACAAGACCACCAGCAAAACATTTATCGCACAAATCAGCGAAGACAACGGCTTTTCCATTACGCATTACTACGAATTTGATTTCCCGCTCAAGATGGAGCACTTGTTCCACAAGCACCGTATGCACCACATAAAGGTGGGCTGCTGGCGGCTGGAGAAGAAGCAGAAGACGTTAGGATAA
- the corA gene encoding magnesium/cobalt transporter CorA: MSLAKRSQKVGMPPGTLVHVGTQRFHTPKITIFDYNKHAFQEKVVSSVEECVKFKKTSTVTWINVDGVHDKTLIETFGKHFGFHPLLLEDVMNTDQRLKMDDYGNHLFIVLKMIYVHHSTHQLVEEQVSIIIGPNYIFTFQEKSDDADVFDLIRNRIRQGKASVRENGPDFLAYSLIDAIVDHYFIVLEKISERIETIEETLLVNPTADTLRSIHELKRQTIKIRKSLWPLREVILGLERLGSGLIKKQTMPYLRDVYDHTIQLIDTIETQRDVMGGMIDVYLSSTSNKLNEVMKFLTVIGTIFIPITWITGIYGMNFRHFPELEWKYSYFVVVGIMITIAFCMMLYFKKKKWL; this comes from the coding sequence ATGTCATTAGCGAAGCGTTCTCAAAAGGTAGGCATGCCCCCCGGTACGCTCGTGCATGTTGGCACACAGCGGTTTCACACGCCAAAAATTACTATTTTTGATTACAACAAACATGCCTTTCAAGAAAAGGTCGTGTCATCGGTTGAGGAATGCGTCAAATTCAAAAAAACATCAACCGTTACGTGGATTAATGTTGACGGGGTGCACGACAAGACGCTTATCGAAACCTTTGGTAAACACTTTGGATTTCATCCGCTTCTTCTGGAAGATGTCATGAATACTGATCAACGCCTGAAAATGGATGATTATGGCAATCACCTTTTTATCGTGCTGAAAATGATTTATGTGCATCATAGTACGCATCAATTGGTTGAAGAACAAGTCAGCATTATTATCGGTCCGAATTATATTTTTACCTTTCAGGAAAAATCTGACGACGCTGATGTTTTTGATCTTATTCGCAATCGCATCCGACAGGGAAAAGCATCCGTGCGTGAAAACGGCCCTGACTTTCTTGCCTACTCACTCATTGACGCCATCGTTGACCACTATTTTATCGTTCTGGAAAAAATTAGCGAGCGCATTGAAACCATCGAGGAAACACTGCTCGTAAATCCAACTGCCGATACACTCCGCTCCATTCATGAATTAAAGCGACAGACCATCAAAATACGAAAATCATTATGGCCACTTCGTGAAGTTATACTCGGACTTGAGCGTCTCGGCTCAGGACTTATCAAAAAACAAACTATGCCCTATCTACGCGACGTCTACGATCATACTATCCAACTCATTGACACGATTGAAACCCAGCGCGACGTGATGGGCGGCATGATCGACGTCTATTTGTCAAGCACGAGCAACAAGCTCAATGAAGTCATGAAATTTCTCACCGTTATTGGCACCATATTTATTCCCATCACCTGGATTACCGGTATTTATGGCATGAATTTTAGGCACTTTCCCGAACTCGAATGGAAATACAGCTATTTTGTCGTCGTTGGCATTATGATAACGATAGCTTTTTGCATGATGCTCTATTTCAAGAAGAAAAAATGGCTCTAA
- a CDS encoding pseudouridine synthase — translation MPSKISVRSALRRSGLFDTADDMKHALKQRRVCYNNKPVPNLGYLFSPKKGLVVDGKPIVLAEKKYFVLNKPVNTSCQKNEQYKYVVDFIEVDEQTKKTLFPVGRLDVPTTGLIIITNDGDFAIKLLNPKKEIIKRYKVLANKLLTDLMVSLLEKGVMISVDEKPYTTKPAAVEKIDNNNCFVSITEGKYRQIRKMFEAVGNRVMALCRVEIGKLKLVDLGIEEGQYKEIKKEDVL, via the coding sequence ATGCCCTCGAAAATATCAGTCAGAAGCGCACTCCGGAGATCCGGCTTGTTTGACACGGCGGATGACATGAAGCACGCCCTAAAACAGCGACGTGTCTGTTACAACAACAAGCCTGTGCCGAATCTAGGGTATCTATTTTCCCCGAAGAAAGGGCTTGTGGTTGATGGAAAACCAATTGTGCTGGCAGAAAAAAAATATTTTGTGCTCAACAAGCCCGTCAACACGTCCTGCCAGAAAAATGAGCAGTACAAATATGTGGTTGACTTCATTGAAGTTGATGAGCAAACAAAAAAGACGCTGTTTCCCGTCGGACGGCTTGATGTGCCGACTACAGGATTGATCATCATAACGAATGACGGCGATTTTGCCATTAAGTTACTCAATCCAAAAAAAGAAATTATCAAAAGATACAAAGTGCTGGCCAATAAGCTGCTCACCGATTTAATGGTTTCATTGCTGGAAAAAGGCGTGATGATTTCTGTCGATGAAAAACCATACACGACAAAACCGGCAGCTGTTGAGAAAATTGACAACAACAACTGTTTTGTCTCAATCACTGAAGGAAAATATCGCCAGATACGCAAGATGTTTGAGGCAGTGGGCAATAGAGTGATGGCACTCTGTCGTGTAGAGATTGGAAAATTAAAACTCGTCGACCTTGGAATTGAAGAAGGACAGTATAAAGAAATAAAAAAAGAAGATGTTCTTTAA
- a CDS encoding class I SAM-dependent methyltransferase, producing MSEESILNETIDVYNDSAAVFAETTNKFDLTPLWDSFISYLPGNRIIDLGCGAGRDVRHFVERGFSVTGVDLSEELLNYAKRLCSKASFVNADIRHLSFSNTSFDGVWCCGGIVHMGKTEGVKTLQEAHRILVSGGVFFLSFKEGTGEIYQESKTIPGIKKRYVLYAEDEMKQLLTNTGFTLLSITRSEKPWVNVFCQK from the coding sequence ATGTCCGAAGAATCCATTCTCAACGAAACAATTGACGTGTACAACGACTCTGCGGCTGTATTTGCTGAAACCACAAACAAATTTGATTTAACGCCTCTTTGGGATTCATTTATTTCTTATCTTCCAGGAAATCGCATCATCGATCTTGGCTGCGGCGCAGGACGAGACGTGCGCCACTTTGTCGAGCGCGGTTTTTCAGTTACGGGCGTTGATTTGTCAGAAGAATTACTTAATTATGCAAAGCGTCTGTGTTCGAAAGCATCTTTTGTCAACGCCGACATTCGCCACCTTTCTTTTTCAAACACATCTTTCGATGGCGTGTGGTGCTGCGGCGGCATCGTGCACATGGGAAAAACAGAAGGGGTAAAAACACTTCAAGAAGCGCATCGAATTCTGGTGTCCGGAGGCGTTTTCTTTCTCTCCTTTAAAGAAGGCACCGGCGAAATCTATCAAGAAAGCAAAACGATTCCCGGTATCAAAAAACGCTATGTGTTGTATGCTGAAGATGAAATGAAACAACTACTCACAAATACCGGTTTCACACTCCTCTCAATCACTCGCTCTGAAAAGCCGTGGGTTAATGTGTTCTGTCAAAAATAA
- a CDS encoding DMT family transporter: MSLSPILFGILTMVAWGCADFFAKKGVDKVGPYQTFFWNYVFSVVGYIVLFSLFPQKVVWSPNLLGLFLIGGIVTFFGYIFFYQGLQQGFVSIMSPIVACNLLVVVGLSVIFLNESVTNNHWLGIIVAMIGLVVVSWPKKFSAGIQKGIPHAFISLILWGLCIFIMGTIAKMIGWFSTAVFFRLATFALFIFMIPQYKKILPFPKKAWKPILFVAVLEMVGAMSFNKGATLGLMSIVGPIASLFPAVTLVLARVFLKEHLTFLQKGGIAIILVGLVLLSV; encoded by the coding sequence ATGTCTCTCTCTCCCATCCTCTTCGGCATCCTTACTATGGTAGCGTGGGGCTGCGCTGATTTCTTCGCAAAAAAGGGCGTCGACAAAGTCGGTCCCTACCAAACTTTTTTCTGGAATTATGTTTTTAGTGTCGTCGGATATATCGTGCTTTTTTCCTTGTTTCCGCAAAAAGTGGTATGGTCACCAAACTTGCTCGGCTTGTTTCTTATCGGCGGCATCGTGACATTCTTTGGCTACATCTTTTTTTACCAAGGGCTGCAACAAGGGTTTGTTTCAATCATGTCGCCCATTGTGGCCTGCAACCTGCTTGTTGTCGTCGGATTGAGTGTTATCTTCCTGAATGAGTCAGTAACCAACAATCACTGGCTTGGCATCATCGTCGCCATGATTGGGCTGGTTGTCGTATCATGGCCCAAGAAATTTTCTGCGGGCATCCAGAAAGGCATCCCGCACGCGTTCATATCGCTCATCCTCTGGGGCTTGTGCATTTTTATCATGGGCACCATCGCAAAAATGATTGGCTGGTTCAGCACCGCGGTGTTCTTTCGGCTGGCAACGTTCGCGTTGTTTATTTTTATGATTCCCCAGTACAAGAAAATACTCCCATTTCCAAAAAAAGCATGGAAACCGATTCTTTTTGTTGCGGTGCTTGAGATGGTTGGGGCAATGAGTTTCAACAAAGGCGCAACATTGGGATTGATGAGTATTGTGGGGCCGATTGCATCGCTGTTTCCCGCTGTGACGCTCGTTCTTGCGCGCGTATTTCTGAAAGAACATCTTACTTTCTTACAGAAGGGGGGCATTGCAATAATTCTTGTCGGGCTGGTGCTGTTGTCGGTTTGA
- a CDS encoding HIT domain-containing protein, whose product MDNGCALCAAQQEDYRLVYKDKHCFCIANIEPLNHGHFMVLPTRHVSELGSLTAEEVHAIHQLFHRLETAVKKEYGHDALIALNRGSNTSQDHIHYHILPVPHAFRKVVSRSEGLPERVRGTADQLSAMRDRLVKHL is encoded by the coding sequence ATGGACAACGGCTGCGCCCTCTGCGCTGCACAACAGGAAGACTATCGGCTCGTCTATAAAGATAAGCACTGCTTCTGCATCGCCAACATCGAGCCGCTGAACCACGGCCATTTTATGGTGCTGCCGACGAGGCATGTTTCTGAACTCGGCTCGTTGACTGCTGAAGAGGTCCATGCAATCCACCAGCTGTTTCACCGCCTTGAAACGGCAGTCAAGAAGGAGTACGGCCACGACGCGCTCATCGCTTTGAACCGGGGTTCTAACACGAGCCAAGACCATATCCATTATCACATCCTGCCGGTTCCCCATGCGTTCAGAAAGGTGGTCAGCCGGTCAGAGGGCCTTCCTGAACGGGTACGGGGAACGGCCGACCAGCTTTCGGCGATGCGGGATAGACTTGTAAAACACCTTTAA